The Algoriphagus halophilus genome window below encodes:
- a CDS encoding TrkH family potassium uptake protein, producing the protein MKLNFKFFSNPVRNLYFTRKLKSIVEGVVRYGSFISFGILLYHLGYEPSSGSYAITSFIFTLCLILIGIGYILKILLNEPSILVGRVLLELLLSLFLIGFSLLRWDAFGMEFSEGILNYSRQYFLVNILVAILFFIEISKFSLSINRLKASPTLVFILSFFILICIGAILLSLPHATQNGISLIDALFTSTSAVCVTGLIVLDTAKDFTFFGQTIIMILFQIGGLGMMTFTSFFGFFFKGSFSIENQLFIRDYINENNVGEIYSTLLKIIFFTVLTEVIAAFLIYHFTADTLFSSKGEQLFFAAFHAISAFCNAGFSTLSNGLYESGFREAYSMHLVLALAIILGGIGFPVFINYYNYLKHVVVGGTKKLLGIESYRHVPRVSNVSTKLSLYTTGVLLVVGFITFWVFESESTLEGLSPYGKFATAVFGAVTPRTAGFNTVDMTLLTVPTILIYLILMWIGASPGSTGGGLKTSTFAVALLNTLSIATGKKRVEVFMRQISYETIQKAFAVIALSFLVIGLGIFLVMLFDPHLPLIDVAFEVFSAFSTVGLSLGITSQLGTASKLVIMICMFMGRVGTLTVLIAIVRKAGQHRYKYPEENVFIT; encoded by the coding sequence ATGAAACTGAATTTTAAATTTTTTTCCAATCCCGTTCGCAATTTGTATTTCACACGAAAGCTGAAATCAATTGTAGAAGGTGTAGTTCGTTACGGTAGCTTTATCAGCTTCGGCATTTTATTGTATCATTTGGGATATGAACCCTCTTCAGGTTCCTATGCAATCACCTCCTTTATATTTACGCTTTGTTTGATCTTGATAGGGATAGGATATATCTTAAAAATCCTACTCAATGAACCCTCCATTTTAGTCGGCAGGGTATTATTGGAGCTACTGCTTTCCCTATTCTTAATCGGGTTTTCCTTATTGAGGTGGGATGCATTTGGAATGGAGTTTTCTGAAGGAATTCTAAACTACTCACGTCAGTATTTCCTGGTAAATATCCTCGTTGCCATTCTGTTTTTTATAGAAATCAGCAAGTTTAGTCTAAGCATCAATCGATTAAAAGCCAGCCCAACCCTGGTTTTTATTTTGAGTTTCTTCATCTTGATCTGTATTGGAGCCATCTTATTAAGCCTTCCTCATGCCACTCAAAATGGCATTTCCTTGATTGACGCCCTATTTACCTCCACTTCTGCGGTATGTGTGACAGGTCTGATCGTACTAGACACCGCAAAGGATTTCACATTTTTTGGTCAGACCATCATCATGATCCTTTTTCAAATAGGAGGATTGGGAATGATGACCTTTACCAGTTTTTTTGGTTTCTTTTTTAAGGGTAGCTTCTCCATAGAAAACCAGCTATTCATCAGGGATTACATTAATGAAAACAACGTAGGAGAGATTTATTCCACTCTATTGAAAATCATCTTTTTTACGGTTTTGACGGAGGTAATAGCAGCTTTCCTAATTTACCATTTCACAGCAGACACCTTGTTTAGCTCAAAGGGTGAACAACTATTTTTTGCCGCTTTCCATGCTATTTCAGCATTCTGTAATGCAGGTTTTTCCACTTTGAGCAATGGACTTTATGAATCAGGGTTTAGAGAGGCCTATTCCATGCATTTGGTCTTGGCTTTAGCCATCATTTTAGGAGGCATCGGCTTTCCCGTATTTATCAACTATTACAACTATTTAAAACACGTAGTAGTCGGAGGAACCAAAAAACTCTTGGGAATAGAATCCTATAGACACGTTCCTAGGGTTTCAAATGTCAGCACCAAGCTTTCTTTGTATACCACAGGAGTTCTATTGGTTGTTGGCTTTATCACCTTCTGGGTATTTGAAAGTGAAAGTACCCTTGAAGGGTTGAGTCCTTATGGAAAATTCGCAACAGCAGTTTTTGGAGCAGTTACCCCAAGAACGGCTGGGTTCAATACCGTAGATATGACCTTGCTCACCGTGCCTACTATCTTGATTTATTTGATCCTGATGTGGATAGGTGCTTCACCGGGTTCAACTGGAGGAGGACTTAAAACAAGCACATTTGCTGTCGCTCTATTAAATACGCTTAGCATTGCTACTGGTAAAAAGCGTGTGGAAGTTTTTATGAGGCAAATTTCTTATGAAACCATCCAAAAAGCTTTTGCTGTAATTGCCTTATCCTTTTTAGTAATTGGTTTAGGAATTTTCTTAGTTATGCTTTTTGACCCTCATCTGCCCTTGATCGATGTCGCTTTTGAAGTATTTAGTGCCTTTTCAACCGTAGGGTTGAGTTTGGGAATTACTTCCCAGCTAGGGACAGCCAGTAAATTGGTGATCATGATTTGTATGTTTATGGGTAGGGTAGGCACGTTGACAGTATTGATTGCTATTGTCAGAAAAGCAGGCCAGCATCGCTATAAATATCCAGAGGAAAATGTTTTTATTACGTAA
- a CDS encoding voltage-gated chloride channel family protein, whose amino-acid sequence MNFTSLVTYLFRWTGFGLLIGLLAGTASAFFLVALEWAGQTRESNLWIIALLPLGGFLIGWTYYKYAESSVRGNNLLLEELYQTHQPIPLRMTPLVLFGTIATHLFGGSAGREGTAVQMGGSLADQLTKWFHLAKEDRRIVLIAGVSAGFASVFGTPLAGAIFALEWMLNRKFRWKSVFPAFWTGLVANFVCADLWGVGHTHYMIPEVPSFSIINFLWIIPAGIAFGFSGRLFAQTTHFFSHVFSKWVSYPPFRPLIGGLLIALIVWISDTTTYIGLGVPRIVEAFETPLPWYDWLVKTGMTGFTLGAGFKGGEVTPLFFTGATLGNALSTWIPLPLALLAGMGFVGVFSGATNTPMACTVMGMELFGVESGLYLAVACLIAYLFSGRSSIYSAQNLEGKILIFPSKSLFSSSRWFKK is encoded by the coding sequence TTGAACTTCACATCACTGGTTACTTATTTATTTCGTTGGACAGGATTTGGTTTATTGATAGGGCTACTCGCAGGAACAGCTTCTGCCTTCTTTTTAGTAGCCTTAGAATGGGCTGGTCAAACCCGTGAAAGTAACCTTTGGATCATTGCCTTGTTACCACTGGGAGGTTTTCTCATTGGGTGGACCTATTATAAGTATGCCGAGTCTTCTGTAAGAGGAAATAATCTTTTACTGGAGGAACTTTACCAAACCCATCAACCCATTCCTTTACGAATGACTCCCTTGGTACTTTTTGGGACGATCGCTACCCATCTATTTGGGGGTTCAGCAGGCCGAGAAGGCACTGCAGTGCAAATGGGGGGCTCTTTAGCGGACCAATTGACCAAATGGTTTCATTTGGCAAAAGAGGATAGAAGGATCGTTTTAATTGCCGGAGTGTCAGCAGGTTTTGCCTCTGTTTTTGGAACTCCATTGGCTGGAGCAATCTTCGCTTTGGAGTGGATGCTCAATAGAAAATTTAGATGGAAGTCAGTTTTTCCTGCTTTCTGGACAGGACTTGTAGCAAATTTTGTATGCGCAGATTTGTGGGGGGTAGGCCATACTCATTACATGATTCCAGAGGTACCTTCATTTTCAATAATCAATTTTCTTTGGATCATTCCTGCAGGAATTGCCTTTGGATTTTCAGGAAGGTTATTTGCCCAAACCACGCATTTTTTTTCTCATGTATTTTCAAAATGGGTTTCTTATCCTCCTTTTCGTCCGCTCATTGGCGGACTTTTAATTGCCCTAATTGTATGGATATCGGACACTACTACCTATATCGGCTTGGGTGTACCAAGGATTGTTGAAGCTTTTGAAACACCCTTACCATGGTACGATTGGTTGGTAAAAACAGGAATGACAGGTTTCACTCTAGGTGCAGGGTTTAAAGGAGGCGAAGTTACTCCCTTGTTCTTCACCGGAGCAACTTTAGGAAATGCCTTATCTACCTGGATCCCTTTACCTTTGGCATTATTAGCAGGAATGGGCTTTGTAGGTGTTTTCTCCGGAGCTACCAACACGCCTATGGCTTGTACTGTAATGGGAATGGAATTATTCGGAGTAGAGTCTGGGCTTTATTTGGCAGTGGCCTGTCTTATTGCTTATCTGTTTAGTGGCCGATCCAGTATCTATTCTGCCCAAAATTTGGAAGGCAAAATTCTCATCTTTCCCTCAAAAAGCCTTTTTTCATCGAGTCGATGGTTTAAAAAGTAA
- a CDS encoding TIGR01777 family oxidoreductase, which yields MQNILITGGSGLIGQRITALLEAQGKSVAWLSRSKQSQKSFIWDIEKESIDPEAMEWADAIIHLAGAGVADKRWTEERKKLILESRTKSTQLIYKAVAAATNQPDTLISASAVGVYGFNTYTDLMEESSPEGNDFLANVVKAWEAEVKKIESLHLRTVILRIGIVLDEHGGALGEMLKPPVAAPLGNGDQWMSWIHIEDLAKMFVFALEKTTLQGVFNAVSPNPATNFRLTQEAARAKGKPFIGIGVPAFLLRLILGEMAVMVLGGNRVSSSKIQKSGFEYEFPMLIPALKDIFHR from the coding sequence ATGCAAAATATCCTTATCACCGGAGGTTCAGGTCTAATTGGACAAAGAATCACTGCTTTGTTGGAAGCACAGGGGAAATCTGTGGCTTGGCTCAGCAGAAGTAAACAATCTCAAAAATCTTTTATTTGGGATATTGAAAAAGAAAGCATCGATCCTGAAGCAATGGAGTGGGCGGATGCCATTATCCATTTAGCAGGTGCTGGCGTCGCAGATAAAAGATGGACGGAGGAACGGAAAAAATTGATTCTGGAGTCCAGGACTAAATCCACTCAACTTATTTATAAAGCAGTAGCAGCTGCAACCAACCAACCAGATACATTGATCTCAGCCTCAGCTGTTGGGGTTTATGGGTTCAACACCTATACAGATTTGATGGAGGAATCATCTCCAGAAGGAAATGATTTTTTAGCTAATGTGGTCAAAGCTTGGGAGGCAGAAGTAAAAAAAATAGAAAGCCTTCATTTGAGAACCGTGATCTTAAGAATTGGGATTGTTTTGGATGAGCACGGAGGGGCTTTAGGAGAAATGTTGAAACCGCCTGTGGCAGCTCCTTTAGGAAATGGAGACCAATGGATGAGTTGGATTCACATTGAGGATTTAGCAAAAATGTTTGTTTTCGCGCTAGAAAAAACCACCTTACAAGGTGTGTTTAATGCGGTTTCACCCAACCCGGCTACGAATTTTAGATTAACCCAAGAAGCAGCAAGAGCAAAAGGAAAACCCTTTATTGGAATTGGGGTCCCTGCATTTTTACTCCGCCTAATCTTAGGAGAGATGGCTGTGATGGTTTTGGGTGGCAATCGGGTTTCTTCTTCAAAAATTCAAAAATCCGGTTTTGAATATGAGTTTCCAATGCTCATTCCAGCATTAAAGGATATTTTCCACCGCTAG
- a CDS encoding PLDc N-terminal domain-containing protein, with amino-acid sequence MFGIGIIGLAIYAYTIYDVVISNFHNSTDRLIWLLIVVLVPFLGTILWFLIGRGKRI; translated from the coding sequence ATGTTTGGAATAGGAATTATTGGCCTTGCCATCTATGCATACACCATCTATGATGTGGTCATCAGTAACTTTCATAATTCAACTGACAGGCTCATTTGGCTACTGATCGTAGTTTTGGTCCCTTTTCTAGGAACCATCCTATGGTTTTTGATCGGAAGAGGAAAAAGAATTTAA
- a CDS encoding PLDc N-terminal domain-containing protein, producing the protein MTFHFIQNMGGGLIFFFMIFGLIYTILWIYCLVDIIRSEYKDANMKLIWLIIILFAQVIGPIIYLILGKSTKTS; encoded by the coding sequence ATGACATTTCACTTTATTCAAAACATGGGAGGAGGACTGATCTTCTTCTTTATGATTTTTGGCCTGATTTACACCATATTATGGATTTATTGTTTGGTTGACATCATTCGATCAGAGTACAAGGATGCGAACATGAAACTGATATGGTTAATCATTATCTTATTTGCCCAGGTTATTGGGCCTATCATTTATCTTATCTTGGGAAAAAGCACGAAAACAAGTTAA
- a CDS encoding PLDc N-terminal domain-containing protein yields the protein MIRSDFRGHPMKLIWALVILMVPTLGTFLYIRMNQMTKKDFRRFEPNFSKHRN from the coding sequence CTGATTCGATCTGATTTCCGAGGCCATCCTATGAAATTGATTTGGGCACTGGTGATTTTAATGGTCCCTACCCTTGGTACATTTCTTTACATCAGGATGAATCAAATGACCAAAAAGGATTTTAGAAGGTTTGAGCCTAATTTTTCAAAACACAGAAATTAA
- a CDS encoding M14 family zinc carboxypeptidase: MKKAVLSFLLTVFALFSYAQVDLSYYLPKGFTYDSNIPTPKEVLGYEVGEWHVSHDQLVMYMKAVAEASDRVTIEETGRTYEKRPQVLLTITSPANHGKIDQIKAERAKLRDPAASVDINSMPIVMFMGYSVHGNEPSGANSSLLAIYHFAAANEVGPELDNIILLLDPAINPDGLNRFASWVNSHKSYNLNGDPNGREYNEAWPRGRTNHYWFDLNRDWLPVQHPESRNRVRVFQDWLPNIHLDFHEMGSNSTFFFQPGVPARMHPLTPQKNFELTKKIGEYHAKALDQIGSLYYNQENYDDFYYGKGSTYPDVQGSIGILFEQASSRGHLQKTDYGMLSFPFTIRNQFTANLSSYQAAKEMREELNQWMKDFYSEIKTESDADVNKAYIFGSKEDLARSYHLADLILQHDIEVYSLKEDVTLNGQEFKKENSYIVPANQPQYRLIKAMFETRTSFQDSLFYDISAWTYPMAFNLDYQALNSRILNLANVEKVDKSNLVLAPGKVIGAPGAYQYAMEWTGYYAPKAANKLMNAGFLVRVAHAEFSTPDGKTFGRGTILIGKGDSGLDENAMYHKLNEIAASSNVDIFAINTGYTSGINMGSTFTEPLDKPEIALLVEGGVNSYEAGEIWHLLDQRMGMAITLLPMDAIGGNTLDKYNVVLMPDGRYNGLGKSGAAVLKEWVSKGGTLVAKGGAVRFLAQNEVGSFSFKELPETEQGLQKSYADYDNATGAKVTGGAIFNAKLDITHPIGYGYTDADIHTFRNDNQFMEPSENPYANPLVYTDNPLASGYIHPSNLEGLKNGGVIRISSLGGGRIVGFADNMNFRAFWFGTNKLYLNAIFFGQTIQRGTGR, encoded by the coding sequence ATGAAAAAGGCTGTTTTGTCGTTTTTATTGACCGTTTTTGCCCTTTTTAGCTATGCTCAAGTGGACTTGAGCTATTATTTGCCGAAAGGTTTTACCTATGATTCCAATATTCCTACACCGAAAGAGGTGCTGGGTTATGAGGTGGGTGAATGGCATGTGAGCCATGACCAGTTAGTAATGTATATGAAGGCAGTAGCAGAAGCCTCTGATCGAGTGACGATCGAAGAAACCGGAAGAACTTATGAAAAAAGGCCTCAGGTTTTACTGACCATCACTTCTCCTGCCAATCATGGTAAAATTGATCAAATCAAGGCAGAAAGAGCCAAACTTAGAGATCCAGCGGCTTCTGTGGATATTAACTCCATGCCAATAGTCATGTTTATGGGATATTCAGTCCACGGAAATGAACCAAGTGGTGCAAATTCTTCCCTATTGGCTATCTACCATTTTGCAGCTGCCAATGAAGTGGGACCTGAATTGGATAACATCATTTTACTTTTAGATCCGGCAATCAATCCAGATGGACTAAACAGATTTGCCTCATGGGTCAATTCTCATAAATCTTACAACCTAAATGGAGATCCGAACGGAAGAGAGTATAATGAAGCTTGGCCAAGAGGAAGAACCAATCATTACTGGTTTGACTTAAATAGAGATTGGTTGCCAGTTCAGCATCCTGAATCCAGGAATCGCGTGAGGGTGTTTCAGGATTGGCTTCCTAACATCCATTTGGATTTCCATGAAATGGGAAGCAATAGTACATTCTTTTTCCAGCCGGGAGTTCCTGCAAGAATGCACCCTCTTACTCCACAAAAGAATTTTGAGTTAACCAAAAAGATCGGTGAGTACCATGCCAAAGCCTTGGATCAAATAGGTTCCTTGTACTATAACCAAGAGAACTACGATGATTTCTATTATGGAAAGGGCTCTACTTACCCAGATGTGCAAGGCTCCATCGGTATTTTATTTGAGCAGGCAAGTTCCAGAGGACACTTACAAAAAACTGACTATGGAATGTTGAGCTTTCCATTTACCATTAGAAACCAGTTTACAGCTAATCTATCCTCCTATCAGGCTGCTAAAGAAATGCGTGAGGAGCTGAATCAATGGATGAAGGATTTTTATTCTGAGATCAAAACCGAAAGTGATGCGGATGTTAACAAAGCCTACATTTTTGGGAGCAAAGAAGATCTAGCTCGAAGCTATCACTTAGCGGATTTAATTCTCCAGCATGATATCGAAGTGTACAGTCTCAAAGAAGATGTGACTTTGAATGGGCAGGAATTTAAGAAAGAGAATTCTTATATAGTTCCGGCCAATCAACCACAATACCGTCTAATTAAGGCCATGTTTGAAACCAGAACCTCTTTTCAGGACAGCCTTTTCTATGACATTTCTGCTTGGACTTATCCTATGGCTTTCAACCTGGATTATCAGGCCTTAAATAGTCGAATTTTGAATTTGGCAAATGTTGAAAAGGTGGATAAAAGTAATTTGGTTCTGGCTCCAGGAAAGGTAATTGGAGCCCCAGGTGCTTATCAGTATGCTATGGAATGGACAGGGTACTATGCCCCAAAGGCAGCAAACAAACTAATGAATGCAGGATTTTTGGTGCGGGTGGCCCACGCGGAATTCAGTACTCCTGATGGTAAGACTTTTGGAAGAGGTACCATTTTAATAGGTAAAGGAGATTCTGGATTGGATGAAAATGCCATGTATCATAAATTAAATGAAATCGCAGCATCTTCCAATGTGGATATCTTCGCGATCAATACGGGATATACCTCTGGAATTAATATGGGTTCCACTTTTACTGAGCCGTTAGACAAACCGGAAATCGCTTTGTTGGTTGAGGGTGGAGTTAATAGTTACGAAGCTGGAGAGATATGGCATTTATTGGACCAACGAATGGGAATGGCGATAACTTTACTCCCTATGGATGCCATTGGTGGGAATACCTTGGATAAGTATAATGTTGTATTAATGCCTGATGGGCGATATAATGGCTTAGGTAAGTCTGGTGCAGCAGTTTTAAAAGAATGGGTGTCCAAGGGAGGAACGTTGGTTGCCAAAGGAGGAGCTGTCCGTTTCCTTGCTCAAAATGAAGTAGGATCTTTTTCTTTTAAAGAATTGCCAGAGACTGAACAAGGACTACAAAAAAGCTATGCAGATTATGATAATGCTACTGGAGCAAAGGTAACAGGTGGCGCTATTTTTAATGCGAAACTGGACATTACGCATCCAATAGGTTATGGGTATACAGATGCGGATATTCATACATTCCGAAATGATAATCAATTCATGGAACCTTCGGAGAATCCTTATGCAAATCCACTAGTTTACACGGACAATCCTTTGGCCTCTGGGTATATCCACCCGTCAAACTTAGAAGGATTAAAAAATGGTGGAGTGATACGTATATCTTCTTTAGGTGGAGGAAGAATTGTTGGGTTTGCTGATAATATGAATTTTAGGGCTTTTTGGTTTGGAACCAATAAGTTGTACCTGAATGCAATATTTTTTGGACAAACCATTCAAAGAGGAACTGGAAGGTAA
- a CDS encoding amidohydrolase family protein, whose amino-acid sequence MKKSILLNFRWYAAAIFIGFSTVSKAQEMSFEEYNPPSTLKVPEHPVQRAKYPFVDIHSHQGGINEQKIDQLVSEMDELNMGVLVNLSGRGFGRGDSNSQQEYIKSMIQEFNTYAPGRFMVFTNLNFAGFGDENWTRIAVKELEEDVQAGASGLKIYKSLGLNVKDINGNRVPVDHPDLDPVWAKAGELGIPVIIHSADPAQFWQEMDANNERWLELKTHPNRKRGDDNPAPFEQIIAEQHHVFEKHPETTFINAHMGWMANDLDAASAHLDKFPNVNFGIGAVIAEFGRQPKRAHEFFEKYQDRVLFGKDAYNKEEYYTYFRVLETDDEYFPYYKKYHAFWAMYGLGLSDEVLKKLYYKNALRIVPGMDKSVFPD is encoded by the coding sequence ATGAAAAAATCTATACTTCTCAATTTTAGATGGTATGCAGCCGCAATTTTTATAGGATTTTCCACCGTTTCCAAAGCTCAAGAAATGAGTTTTGAAGAGTACAATCCGCCATCCACCCTCAAGGTGCCTGAGCATCCAGTTCAAAGAGCCAAATACCCTTTTGTAGATATTCATAGTCATCAAGGGGGAATCAATGAGCAGAAAATAGATCAACTGGTTTCCGAGATGGATGAACTCAATATGGGTGTTTTGGTCAATCTGAGTGGGCGAGGTTTTGGACGAGGGGACAGTAATTCCCAGCAGGAATATATCAAATCCATGATCCAAGAATTTAATACCTATGCACCTGGGAGATTTATGGTATTTACCAATTTGAATTTTGCCGGTTTTGGAGATGAAAACTGGACAAGAATTGCAGTTAAAGAACTGGAAGAGGATGTTCAAGCTGGTGCCAGTGGATTAAAAATTTATAAAAGTCTCGGTTTGAATGTAAAAGACATCAATGGGAATCGGGTTCCAGTAGACCATCCTGATTTAGACCCTGTTTGGGCAAAAGCGGGTGAATTAGGAATTCCTGTGATTATCCACTCAGCGGATCCAGCTCAATTTTGGCAGGAAATGGACGCCAATAATGAACGTTGGTTGGAATTGAAGACACATCCCAACCGGAAAAGAGGGGATGATAATCCGGCTCCTTTTGAACAAATCATTGCAGAGCAGCACCATGTTTTTGAAAAGCATCCTGAAACGACCTTTATCAATGCTCATATGGGTTGGATGGCGAATGATTTAGATGCAGCTTCCGCACATTTGGATAAATTTCCCAATGTGAATTTCGGAATAGGTGCTGTCATTGCAGAATTTGGAAGACAGCCTAAAAGAGCCCATGAGTTTTTTGAGAAATATCAGGATAGAGTACTTTTTGGAAAAGATGCCTACAACAAGGAAGAGTATTATACTTATTTCAGAGTACTGGAAACGGACGATGAGTATTTCCCCTACTACAAAAAATATCATGCCTTTTGGGCAATGTATGGCTTAGGACTTTCTGATGAAGTGTTAAAGAAACTGTATTACAAAAATGCCCTTCGCATCGTACCAGGAATGGATAAAAGTGTGTTTCCGGACTAA
- a CDS encoding TonB-dependent receptor, with the protein MKKLMLNLAFCLLAVSAWAQESLKGKILDASSGEPLIGASVWAETQGRGSVTDENGNFSITKLKAGEIQLRVSYVGFESLKQSLTLPYSGDLILKLQPTELLTEEFIVSATRASATTPTTFQTIDKAELSKRNLGQDIPILLNFTPSVVTHSDAGAGIGYTGLRIRGSDQSRINVTVNGIPMNDAESHGVFWVNMPDFASSVDNLQIQRGVGTSTNGAATFGASLNFQTDTRQDDPYAEISNSVGSFNSWRHTVKAGTGLLNNRFAVDARLSKITSDGYVDRAFSDLKSFFVSAGYYGENHVLKLNVFSGKEQTYQSWWGLPESKLEDDRTWNYYTYDNETDNYQQDHYQLIYTGKIGSNWKTNAALHYTYGRGYYEQYREDDDFASYGLPDVVIGEEIISSTDIIRRRWLDNDFFGGIASINYISDNGKWDVILGGGANRYDGDHFGEIIWARIAGATQIRDQYYFNNAVKDDRNIYLKGTYELSPGLNLFGDLQVRNIDYTFYGVNDDQRIVDGQQSYTFFNPKFGFSYEQSSGEVWYASYAVANREPKRSDFTDNPITEIPKPERLNNIEAGVRAQKGRFSYNANFYYMDYKDQLILTGQINDVGAYIRENVADSYRAGIELSGAIQVAKAWVLGGNVTFSQNKIKNFTEYIDDYSESEFQQISNTYENTDIAFSPNTIASATIEYKPIDHLSINWMSKYVGKQYLDNTSNDARSLDSFFTNDFRISYQVQPRFFKSLEVNLLVNNIFNEMYEPNGYTFSYYIPGDSGRELVTENYYYPMAGTNFMLGLNLKF; encoded by the coding sequence ATGAAAAAATTAATGCTAAATCTGGCTTTTTGTCTATTGGCAGTTTCTGCTTGGGCACAGGAAAGTCTAAAAGGAAAAATCTTGGACGCAAGTTCCGGAGAACCATTAATCGGTGCTTCTGTATGGGCCGAAACTCAAGGTAGAGGAAGCGTAACGGATGAAAACGGAAATTTCTCGATCACCAAGCTGAAGGCAGGGGAGATCCAACTTCGGGTTTCTTATGTAGGGTTTGAAAGCTTAAAACAAAGTTTGACGTTACCTTACTCAGGTGATTTGATTTTAAAACTCCAACCTACAGAGCTACTGACAGAGGAGTTTATTGTCTCTGCTACAAGAGCTTCAGCTACTACACCGACTACTTTTCAGACCATCGACAAAGCAGAACTCTCCAAAAGAAACTTAGGGCAAGACATCCCTATTCTCCTCAATTTTACTCCTTCCGTGGTGACTCATTCAGATGCAGGAGCAGGAATTGGATATACTGGATTGCGGATCCGGGGATCTGACCAAAGCAGAATCAACGTTACCGTAAATGGTATTCCCATGAATGATGCGGAGTCTCATGGGGTGTTTTGGGTAAATATGCCTGATTTCGCTTCTTCGGTAGACAATCTTCAAATTCAACGAGGTGTAGGTACCTCTACCAATGGAGCGGCTACCTTTGGAGCAAGTTTGAATTTTCAGACAGATACACGTCAAGATGATCCGTATGCCGAGATTTCCAATTCTGTTGGATCATTCAACTCTTGGAGACATACTGTAAAGGCAGGAACGGGTCTTTTGAACAATCGTTTTGCGGTAGATGCTCGACTTTCCAAAATAACTTCTGATGGCTATGTAGATCGTGCATTTTCCGATTTAAAATCCTTTTTTGTTTCAGCTGGATATTATGGAGAAAACCATGTCCTGAAATTGAATGTGTTCTCTGGAAAAGAACAAACCTATCAATCCTGGTGGGGCCTACCGGAATCAAAATTAGAGGATGATAGAACCTGGAATTATTACACCTATGATAATGAAACTGATAATTACCAACAGGATCATTACCAATTAATTTATACTGGTAAAATTGGTTCCAATTGGAAAACCAATGCAGCACTTCACTATACCTATGGACGTGGATACTATGAACAATACCGTGAAGATGATGATTTTGCAAGCTATGGCTTACCTGATGTCGTGATTGGAGAAGAGATCATTTCCAGTACCGATATTATTAGAAGAAGATGGTTGGATAACGATTTCTTCGGAGGAATTGCCTCCATCAATTATATCTCAGATAATGGAAAATGGGACGTGATTCTTGGTGGGGGAGCCAATCGATACGATGGAGATCACTTTGGAGAAATTATTTGGGCAAGAATAGCAGGAGCTACACAAATACGAGATCAATATTATTTCAACAATGCAGTCAAAGATGATCGAAATATCTACTTAAAAGGGACCTATGAACTTAGCCCTGGTTTGAACCTATTTGGAGACTTGCAAGTGCGCAATATTGATTACACATTTTATGGAGTCAATGATGACCAACGGATTGTGGATGGTCAACAAAGCTATACCTTCTTCAACCCTAAGTTTGGTTTTAGCTACGAACAAAGCTCAGGGGAAGTGTGGTATGCCAGCTATGCTGTCGCCAATAGAGAGCCAAAAAGATCTGATTTTACTGATAATCCTATTACAGAAATTCCAAAACCAGAACGCCTCAATAACATTGAAGCAGGTGTAAGAGCACAAAAAGGAAGGTTTAGCTACAATGCCAACTTCTATTATATGGACTACAAAGACCAATTGATTTTAACAGGTCAGATCAATGATGTCGGAGCCTATATTCGAGAAAATGTAGCTGATTCTTACCGTGCAGGAATAGAGCTTTCAGGTGCTATTCAAGTAGCAAAGGCTTGGGTCTTGGGAGGAAATGTTACCTTCAGTCAAAACAAAATCAAAAATTTTACGGAGTACATAGACGATTACAGCGAGTCCGAATTCCAGCAGATTTCGAATACCTATGAGAATACTGACATCGCATTTTCTCCTAACACCATTGCTTCTGCTACAATAGAATACAAACCTATTGATCATTTATCCATCAACTGGATGTCTAAATATGTAGGAAAGCAATACCTGGACAATACTAGTAATGATGCCAGATCTCTTGACTCATTCTTTACAAATGATTTTAGAATTAGCTACCAAGTTCAGCCTAGGTTCTTCAAAAGTTTAGAAGTAAATCTTTTGGTCAATAATATTTTCAATGAAATGTATGAGCCGAATGGCTATACGTTTAGCTATTACATTCCTGGAGATTCTGGAAGAGAATTGGTTACAGAAAACTATTATTACCCGATGGCTGGAACCAATTTTATGCTGGGATTGAATTTGAAGTTTTAA